A single genomic interval of Nonomuraea rubra harbors:
- a CDS encoding indolepyruvate ferredoxin oxidoreductase family protein codes for MSVSETPAPVSLDDKYTALDGRVLISGIQALVRLTLEQRRLDQARGLDTRAYVSGYQGSPLAGVDLEMGRAKRFLDEAGVVFQAGLNEELAATAVAGTQLLEQVPGRRHDGVIGFWYGKNPGLDRAADAIRHANTAGTAPLGGAVAWIGDDPGCKSSTLPSSSEPMCQSLSMPLLAPGSVAEIIEFGLHAVAMSRASGLWVGLKIVADIADASATVDLGPLRAGVPVPAGGSRGPSPILLGPAALDAEHDMLTRRLDLAREYARAHGLNRVTAGARNTTLGVLASGATYAVVERALEDLGLDAEEAGLRLIRLGMPFPVAPAELAEMTAGLDRVLVVEDKVPFLEGQLKQALYGGEHTPAVVGRELLTARGTLGADDVAKAIATCLGLEPPRKAARRRGLLPVVAARTPYFCSGCPHNTSTRTADDTLVGVGIGCHAMIALDGHGRGTQVGITQMGGEGAQWIGLSPFTEDRHFVQNLGDGTFHHSGSLAIRAAVAAGVSMTYKLLYNDAVAMTGGQRAEGRLDVPALTHELAVEGVRRIVVTTPEPATYRGVRLSPITSVRHRDDLAEVERELAALGGVTVLIHDDRCAAEERRLRKRGKVPAATRKVVINERVCEGCGDCGDVSTCLSVQPVETEYGRKTRIHQASCNSDESCLKGDCPSFLLVEPGTTAPRTAPLPVRPPEPVPCHGDEVLVRMPGIGGTGVVTVSQILQMAAHLDGLHAAGLEQTGLAQKGGPVVSDVRIGKRAPSGSVRASRGSADVLIGFDVLGAAADTTLDVASPERTVAVLNTSVVPTAAMVTGRVPVPGHAAAVSRVETATREQICVDAHALSEALFGDHMPANLLLLGAAYQHGCLPVSAASIERAVTLNRASVEQNLAAFHWGRAAVSHPEAVRRALLGDAEEESQASLDDVIATRVADLTGYQNATYARTYADDVHHVRALATERAGEEAGTAIALAYARGLHKLMAYKDEYEVARLHLDPAEQARREREFGADAVVSVLLHPPVLRAMGMKRKIKVRRSAGVLFRGLRAARVLRGTAFDVFGRAGVRRVERELIPEYRDLVRTALDRLTPGTAAAVEELAGLPDLIRGYEDIKLARVTEFRERARKALENL; via the coding sequence GTGAGCGTGAGCGAGACTCCCGCCCCCGTGTCGCTCGACGACAAGTACACCGCGCTCGACGGCCGGGTGCTCATCTCCGGCATCCAGGCCCTGGTCCGCCTGACGCTGGAGCAGCGCCGCCTGGACCAGGCGCGTGGCCTGGACACGCGGGCGTACGTCTCCGGCTACCAGGGCTCGCCGCTGGCCGGCGTGGACCTGGAGATGGGCCGGGCGAAGCGGTTCCTGGACGAGGCGGGCGTGGTGTTCCAGGCCGGCCTGAACGAGGAGCTGGCGGCCACTGCCGTGGCCGGTACGCAGCTCCTGGAGCAGGTGCCGGGCAGGCGGCACGACGGCGTGATCGGCTTCTGGTACGGCAAGAACCCCGGCCTCGACCGGGCGGCCGACGCCATCAGGCACGCGAACACGGCGGGAACGGCCCCGCTGGGCGGCGCGGTGGCCTGGATCGGCGACGACCCCGGCTGCAAGTCCTCCACGCTGCCCAGCTCGTCCGAGCCGATGTGCCAGAGCCTGTCCATGCCGCTGCTCGCGCCCGGCTCGGTGGCGGAGATCATCGAGTTCGGGCTGCACGCGGTGGCCATGTCGCGGGCGAGCGGCCTGTGGGTGGGGCTGAAGATCGTCGCGGACATCGCGGACGCCTCCGCCACCGTGGACCTGGGCCCGCTGCGCGCCGGCGTCCCCGTCCCCGCCGGCGGCTCCCGGGGGCCCTCGCCGATCCTGCTCGGCCCCGCCGCCCTGGACGCCGAGCACGACATGCTCACCCGCCGCCTCGACCTGGCCCGCGAGTACGCCCGCGCGCACGGCCTGAACCGCGTCACGGCTGGCGCGCGCAACACGACCCTGGGCGTCCTGGCGTCCGGCGCCACGTACGCCGTGGTCGAGCGGGCGCTGGAGGACCTGGGCCTGGACGCCGAGGAGGCCGGGCTGCGGCTGATCAGGCTCGGCATGCCGTTCCCCGTCGCGCCCGCCGAGCTGGCCGAGATGACCGCGGGCCTGGACAGGGTGCTGGTCGTCGAGGACAAGGTGCCGTTCCTGGAGGGGCAGCTCAAGCAGGCCTTGTACGGCGGCGAGCACACCCCGGCCGTCGTGGGCCGCGAGCTGCTCACCGCCCGCGGCACCCTGGGCGCCGACGACGTGGCCAAGGCCATCGCCACCTGCCTCGGCCTCGAACCGCCCAGGAAGGCGGCCCGGCGGCGCGGCCTGCTGCCGGTGGTGGCGGCGCGCACCCCGTACTTCTGCTCGGGCTGCCCGCACAACACCTCCACCCGCACCGCCGACGACACGCTGGTCGGCGTGGGCATCGGCTGCCACGCGATGATCGCGCTGGACGGGCACGGGCGCGGCACCCAGGTCGGCATCACCCAGATGGGCGGCGAGGGCGCCCAGTGGATCGGGCTGTCGCCGTTCACCGAGGACCGGCACTTCGTGCAGAACCTGGGCGACGGCACCTTCCACCACTCCGGCTCCCTGGCGATCAGGGCCGCCGTCGCTGCCGGGGTGTCGATGACGTACAAGCTGCTCTACAACGACGCCGTCGCCATGACCGGCGGCCAGCGCGCCGAGGGCCGCCTGGACGTGCCCGCGCTCACCCACGAGCTGGCCGTGGAGGGCGTGCGCCGGATCGTGGTCACCACGCCCGAGCCCGCGACGTACCGCGGGGTGCGGCTGTCGCCCATCACCTCCGTGCGCCACCGCGACGACCTCGCCGAGGTCGAGCGGGAGCTGGCGGCGCTCGGCGGCGTGACCGTGCTCATCCACGACGACCGCTGCGCCGCCGAGGAGCGCAGGCTGCGCAAGCGCGGCAAGGTGCCCGCCGCCACGCGGAAGGTCGTGATCAACGAGCGGGTCTGCGAGGGCTGCGGCGACTGCGGTGATGTCTCGACGTGCCTGTCCGTCCAGCCGGTCGAGACCGAGTACGGCCGCAAGACCCGCATTCACCAGGCCTCCTGCAACTCCGACGAGAGCTGCCTCAAGGGCGACTGCCCGTCGTTCCTGCTGGTCGAGCCGGGCACCACGGCACCCAGGACGGCGCCGCTGCCCGTGCGGCCGCCCGAGCCGGTCCCGTGCCACGGCGACGAGGTGCTGGTGAGGATGCCCGGCATCGGCGGCACCGGCGTGGTCACCGTCTCGCAGATCCTGCAGATGGCGGCCCACCTCGACGGCCTGCACGCGGCGGGCCTCGAACAGACCGGCCTGGCACAGAAGGGCGGGCCGGTGGTCAGCGACGTGCGGATCGGCAAGCGGGCGCCGAGCGGGTCCGTACGCGCCTCCCGCGGCAGCGCCGACGTGCTCATCGGGTTCGACGTGCTCGGGGCCGCGGCCGACACCACCCTGGACGTGGCCTCGCCCGAGCGCACGGTCGCCGTGCTGAACACCTCCGTGGTGCCCACCGCCGCCATGGTCACCGGGCGGGTGCCCGTACCGGGTCACGCCGCCGCGGTGTCGCGGGTGGAGACGGCCACCCGCGAGCAGATCTGCGTGGACGCGCACGCGCTGTCCGAGGCTCTGTTCGGCGACCACATGCCGGCGAACCTGCTGCTGCTCGGCGCCGCCTACCAGCACGGCTGCCTGCCCGTCAGCGCCGCCTCGATCGAGCGGGCCGTCACCCTCAACAGGGCCTCCGTCGAGCAGAACCTGGCCGCCTTCCACTGGGGCCGCGCCGCCGTCTCCCACCCCGAGGCCGTACGCCGGGCGCTCCTCGGAGACGCCGAAGAGGAGTCCCAGGCAAGCCTGGACGACGTGATCGCCACCCGGGTGGCCGACCTGACCGGCTACCAGAACGCGACCTACGCCCGTACCTACGCCGACGACGTGCACCACGTCCGGGCGCTGGCCACCGAACGGGCAGGCGAGGAGGCGGGCACCGCGATCGCCCTCGCCTACGCCCGCGGGCTGCACAAGCTGATGGCCTACAAGGACGAGTACGAGGTCGCCCGCCTCCACCTCGACCCCGCCGAGCAGGCGCGGCGCGAGCGCGAGTTCGGCGCGGACGCGGTCGTGTCGGTGCTGCTGCACCCGCCGGTGCTGCGCGCGATGGGCATGAAGCGCAAGATCAAGGTCCGCCGCTCGGCCGGAGTGCTGTTCCGCGGGCTCCGGGCCGCGCGCGTGCTGCGCGGGACCGCGTTCGACGTGTTCGGGCGCGCCGGGGTGCGGCGGGTCGAGCGCGAGCTGATCCCCGAGTACCGCGACCTCGTACGCACGGCACTCGACCGGCTCACCCCCGGCACCGCCGCCGCCGTCGAGGAGCTCGCGGGCCTGCCGGACCTGATCCGCGGGTACGAGGACATCAAGCTCGCCCGGGTCACCGAGTTCCGTGAACGCGCCAGGAAGGCCCTGGAAAACCTCTGA
- a CDS encoding acyl-CoA dehydrogenase family protein, with the protein MTVDRLLPDQDAKDLIELTREIADKELARRVDEHERAETYPEGLFATLGSAGLLGLAYPEEYGGGGQPYEVYLQVLEELAMRWAAVAVATSVHTLACFPVFAYGTQEQRDRWLPDMLAGHLIGGYSLSEPQAGSDAGALACKAERVEAGYRITGNKAWITHGGIADFYALFARTGTGSRGVSCFLAPGTASGLTFGRPEEKMGLHAVPTTSAHWDGAVLSADRLIGEEGQGLQIAFSALDSGRLGIAACATGLAQAALDEAVSYAKERQTFGKKIIDHQGVGFLLADMAAAVDSARATYLDAARRRDAGLGYSRQASVAKLVATDAAMKVTTDAVQVLGGYGYTREFRVERYMREAKIMQIFEGTNQIQRLVISRHLAK; encoded by the coding sequence GTGACAGTCGACCGCCTGCTGCCCGACCAGGACGCCAAGGATCTCATCGAGCTGACGAGGGAGATCGCCGACAAGGAGCTGGCGCGCCGGGTGGACGAGCACGAGCGCGCGGAGACGTACCCCGAGGGGCTGTTCGCCACGCTGGGCTCGGCCGGGCTGCTGGGCCTGGCCTACCCGGAGGAGTACGGCGGTGGCGGGCAGCCGTACGAGGTGTACCTCCAGGTGCTCGAGGAACTGGCGATGCGCTGGGCCGCCGTGGCGGTGGCCACCAGCGTGCACACGCTCGCCTGCTTCCCCGTCTTCGCGTACGGCACGCAGGAGCAGCGCGACAGGTGGCTGCCGGACATGCTGGCCGGCCACCTGATCGGCGGCTACAGCCTCTCGGAGCCCCAGGCCGGCTCCGACGCCGGCGCGCTCGCCTGCAAGGCCGAACGGGTCGAGGCCGGCTACCGCATCACCGGCAACAAGGCCTGGATCACGCACGGCGGCATCGCCGACTTCTACGCCCTGTTCGCCCGCACGGGCACCGGCTCGCGCGGCGTCTCCTGCTTCCTGGCCCCCGGGACGGCCTCCGGCCTCACGTTCGGGCGGCCCGAGGAGAAGATGGGGCTGCACGCGGTGCCGACGACCAGCGCGCACTGGGACGGCGCCGTCCTGTCGGCCGACCGGCTGATCGGCGAGGAGGGCCAGGGCCTGCAGATCGCCTTCAGCGCCCTCGACTCCGGCCGCCTCGGCATCGCCGCCTGCGCCACCGGCCTCGCGCAGGCTGCCCTGGACGAGGCCGTCTCCTATGCGAAGGAGCGGCAGACGTTCGGGAAGAAGATCATCGATCATCAGGGGGTGGGGTTTCTGCTCGCTGATATGGCGGCGGCGGTGGACAGTGCGCGGGCTACGTACCTGGATGCTGCTCGGCGGAGGGATGCGGGGTTGGGTTACAGCCGGCAGGCGAGTGTCGCGAAGTTGGTGGCTACGGATGCTGCCATGAAGGTGACTACGGATGCTGTGCAGGTGCTGGGGGGGTATGGGTATACGCGGGAGTTTCGGGTGGAGCGGTATATGCGCGAGGCGAAGATCATGCAGATCTTCGAGGGGACGAACCAGATCCAGCGGCTGGTGATCAGCCGTCACCTCGCCAAGTAG